The genomic DNA GTGTCGAATTCCAAGAATGAGCTCATCAGCCGCTGGCACACGGTGGTCTCAAACCTGGAAAAGGACCCAGACCTCACGTCGCATCAGAAGGGATTCCTCTCCCTCGCGTTGCCGAAGGCCCTCGTCGACAATGCGCTCATCCTTCTCGCCGTACGTGACGAACACACCCGCCGCACCATCGAGACCCGACTGCTCGGCCCCCTGACCAGGGAGTTCTCGAAGGTGCTCGGTTTCGAGGTGACCTTCGGCTTCGTCGTCGATCCTGAACTCGACGTGCCGATCCGCTTCGAGGATCTCATTGGAGAGTCGACCCCTGGGGCCCAGGTTCCCATCGATCCGGTCACCTCCACCTCGGCGACGGGATCCCCTGAACCCACCCCCACCGAGGCGACCGAACCGGTCCGACCGGCACCCGCCGATCATTCGACGCCCGAATTCGCCCAGCCGCACCAGGGCCAGCCGGCCGCGCAGACCTCGGATATCCGGATGCCACAGGCTCAGGCATCGGCACCTCCGGCAACGCAGACGCCCGCCTCGCAGTCGCAGGCTCCGGGCGATTCCGGAATGACGGACCGTGAAATGAAGATCGCCGAGGCGACCGCCGCCCCGATGGGACCGCCCGTCGATGCTCCCGGCGTCGCTCAGCTCAATCCGAAGTACACCTTCGACACCTTCGTCATCGGCGCTTCCAACAGGTTCGCCCATGCAGCGGCCTTCGCTGTCGCCGAGGCACCGGCCAAGGCCTACAATCCTCTGTTCATCTATGGGGACTCGGGATTGGGCAAGACCCATCTGCTCCATGCGATCGGCTACTACGCGACTCAGCTGTTCCCGGAGATCCGAGTGAAGTACGTCTCCAGCGAAGAGTTCGTCAACGACTTCATCAACACGATCGGCTCGTCGAAGACCTCGAATGCTCTGCGTCCGGCATTCCAGCGCCGCTACCGTGAGGTCGACATCCTCATGATCGACGACATCCAATTCCTGCAGGGCAAGGATGCGACCGTCGAAGAGTTCTTCCATACGTTCAACGCCCTGCACAATGAGGCCAAACAGGTCGTCATCACCTCCGATCAGCCGCCGAAGATGCTCAAGGGCTTCGAAGAGCGGCTGCGCTCCCGATTCGAATGGGGGCTGCTCACCGACGTGCAGCCACCGGACATGGAGACTCGGTTCGCGATTCTGCGCCGCAAGGCCGCAGCCGAACAGCTCGATGTTCCCGACGATGTCCTCGAATACATCGCCTCCCGTGTGTCCTCGAACATCCGCGAACTCGAAGGCGCCCTCATCCGGGTCACGGCATTCGCCAACCTCAACGATCAGCAGATCGACGTCTCCTTGGCCGAGACCGTCCTCAAGGACTTCATCACCCCCGATGACACCCCCGCGGTCACGGCCGCGGACATCATGGGCCAGACCGCTGCCTACTTCAGCCTCACCCTCGATGACCTGTGCGGAACCTCCCGGTCCAGGACTCTGACGACGGCCAGGCAGATCGCCATGTATCTGTGCCGTGAGCTCACCGACCTCTCCCTGCCGAAGATCGGACAGGCGTTCGGTGGACGCGATCACACCACCGTGATGCACGCGAACAAGAAGATTCGAACTCAGATGGCTGAACGACGGGCCGTCTACACCCAGGTCACCGAACTCACAAACCGCATTAAACAACAGCACCGCCTATAGAAGACGTCATACACATCTGTGGATAACCCTGGGGACAATTGCTCACAGCTTGGGGAAAGAGCGGTGGACAGAACTGGTCCACGGGTGGAAAGATGTGAACTACATGCTTGTGTTTACCCAAGCGCCCACCGACGTCTCCGTCACGGTACACATGGCATCCACAAGCCCATAATGGCTCGGACCCCTTGATTACTCTGGGGTAAGCGGCATTTGTCCACAGTCTCCACATGTGCTGATACTTCTACCAAGTGAATTCAACTCTTAAGAGGGCGACCGCCACCGACTGCTGAGGTGGATGAGCTTCGAGCTCACGAGCTCGAGGTCGAGAGAGTCATGGACCTAAAGGATATTCGAACACAGGATCACAGCTGATTCTCGAATGCGAGATTCACTCACTGAGCACCCTCGGCATCCCTTTTCGGCCGGCTCTCCTGAGGTGGGCACAAATCGGATAGGCTGTGTAAAGTTTTCCGAGCAGTATCGAGCCTGTGACTCGCAACCCGGAATCTCGTGCCAGATGCCCAGTGCAGGTCGGGTGGCCACCCGAAGGAGTAAAGTGAACGCGGAAGCATCCCCCTTGAAGTTCAAAGTCAATCGCGACGTTCTCGCTGACGCTGTTGCCTGGGCGACCAAGACTCTGCCCAACCGTCCTTCCGCTCCGGTCCTCACCGGTATTCTCATCACCGCCGAAGCTGGCGGCACAGTGCGTCTGGCCGTCTTCGACTACGAAGTCTCATCCCGCGTCGAGATCGTCGCCGACGTCGCCTCCGCAGGAACGGTCCTCGTCTCCGGACGGCTGCTCGCCGACATCTCGAAGGCTCTGCCGAACCAAGAGGTCACCCTCGAACAGATCGATGCGAAGGTCGACGTGACCTGCGGATCCTCGCGCTTCTCACTGATGACGATGCCCGTGGCCGAATACCCCGCGCTGCCGCAGGTCCCCGATGACTCCGGCACCGTTTCGGCCGGTGAGTTCCAGAACGCCGTCTCGCAGGTCACCATCGCGACCTCGAAGGACGACACCCTGCCGATCCTCACCAGCGTGAGAGTCGAGATCGAGGGCGAGAAGGTCACGATGCTCGCCACCGACCGCTACCGTCTGGCCGTTCGCGAGTTCACCTGGAACCCGGGACGCCCCGACGTCTCGGCCGTGGCCCTGCTGCGCGGACGCACGCTCTCCGATGTCTCGAAGTCCCTCGGCGGCGACGTCACGATCGGTCTGAGCACCGATGCCGGCAAGGACCTCATCTCCTTCACCTCGGCGGGTCGAGTCACAACCTCGCTGCTCATCGAGGGCGAGTACCCGAAGGTCCGCTCGCTGTTCCCGGATTCGGTTCCGATCCACGCCATCGTCGAGACCGCCGTGCTGCGCGAAGCCGTTCGCCGTGTCTCGCTCGTGGCAGAACGCAACACCCCGCTGCGCTTCGAGGTCACCGACGGTATGCTCACCCTCCACGCCGGCACCGGTGATGACGCTCAGGCCTCCGAAGCCGTCGAAGCCACTCTCCAGGGCGATGAGATCACCGTCGGCTTCAACCCGCACTACATCGCCGAAGGTCTCGCCGCGGTCGAGAGCCCGTACGTGAACTTCTCCTTCACGCAGCCGATGAAGCCGGTCATCATCTCCGGGCAGAAGGAACTCGACGGTCCTGCCGACGAGTCCTATCGCTATCTGCTCATGCCCACGCGCATCTGAATGTGGATATCCCGACTCTCCCTGCGTGACTATCGGTCGTATCCGGAGCTCGACCTCGAGTTCTCACCCGGAGTCACCACATTCGTGGCCGACAATGGGACCGGGAAGACCAATATCGTCGAGGCGATCGGGTATCTCGCTCACCAGCGCTCCCATCGGGTGGCCTTCGACGCACCGCTCGTCCACGAGGGGCGTCCGGCTGCGACGGTGTCCGCACTGGTCAACCGGGATCAGCGGCATGCCACCGTCGAGGTGACGATCCAGGCCAAAGGCGCCAACCGGGCTCGAGTCAACCGCAATGCGGTGAAGCTCAAGGACATCCTCGGCTTCGTCTCCTGTGTCGTCTTCGCTCCCGAGGACCTCAGTCTGGTCCGCGGTGAACCGGCCGAACGCCGGTCGTGGATCGACACGCTCGTCGTGGCGCGCAATCCGCGCTTCGCCTCGATCATCACGGACTTCGAACGGGCACTCAAACAGCGCAATGCTCTGCTCAAACGGCTCCGCGAGGACCGCGATCCCGGCCTCGAGGCGACTCTCGACATCTGGAACATGGCCTACGCGGACTCCGCTGCCGAACTCGTCTTCGGGCGCCAGCGGATCCTCGCCGATATCGTCGAACCGCTGCAGACGAACTTCGCCTATATCGCAGCCGATGCCCGGCTGGAACGGCAAGGTGCCCACATCGCCTACGATTCGCGCATCGACTACTCGCAGGCCGCATCCGCTGCCGACTGCAAGGAGCTGCTGCTGGCGGCCCTCGACCGTCGCCGGACGACTGAGATCGAGCGCGGACTGACCCTGCACGGACCCGGTCGCGATGATCTGTCGCTGATGATCGGAACCCATCCGGCGAAGGGCTATGCCTCTCACGGAGAGACCTGGTCGCTGGCGCTGGCCATGCAGCTGGCAGGGTGGGATCTGCTCTCCGCCGATGCCGGAAGCGCCGCTGAACAGCCGATCCTCGTCCTCGATGACGTCTTCGCCGAACTTGACACCGGTCGGCGTCAGCGTCTGGCTTCCAGAGTGACATCGGCCGAACAGGTCTTCATCACCGCGGCCGTCGACTCCGATCTGCCCGATGGTCTCGAAGGAATCCGGATCGACCAGTCCCGACTCCTGAGCAGCGGCGCATCATGAGCGGCATCGACCGGGACTACTCCACTCCCGTCGCCGCACTCGAAGCACTCGACCGAGTCCGCCGGATGGAGGTCACCGAAGCGAAGTTCGTCCGCAGTCGTCGCCGTTCCCGCCTGCGCGGCGAAGCCGTCTACTCGGGGTCGGGTCGAGACGGCCGTGACCCGAAGACCGTGTCATCTGTGCTCGGTTCGCTCATCACGGACCGCGGCTGGTCGTCCTCACTCGACATCGGCAAGGTGCTCGGCCGGTGGCCCGACCTCGTCGGACCTCAGGTGGCCCAGCACGCGACCCCCGTCGACTTCTCTCCTCCCCTGCTCGTCATCGCCGCAGACTCGACGACCTGGGCGACCCAGCTGCGAGTGCTCAAACCGACGATCCTGCGGAAGCTCGAGGAAGGGCTGGGCTCGGCGACGATCACCGAGATCGAGATCAAGGGGCCACAGGGACGCAGCTTCAAACGCGGTCGACGATCGGTGGCCGGCCGCGGACCTCGGGACACATTCGGGTGAAGTGGGCAGCCGCCTCGGCGAAATTCCGGGAAGAATCCCTGTATTTCTGAGAAGACCACAGAAGGCCTTAAACGGCCATAGCCGCTCCCTCACCTGTCCGGGGGTACACCTGCGGTACGAAAATTCGGGAAATACGCCTTCACAGGCCGCTTACGGGCATTTCAGCGTGTGGCGCGGTAGAATGGGGAGCTGATAGCGACCATCCGAACAAGGAGTCATATGACGACCGAGGATCAGCCTCATTATGATGCCGGCGACATCACTGTGCTCGAGGGTCTCGAGGCAGTCCGGAAACGGCCCGGCATGTACATCGGTTCGACCTCGGAACGTGGTCTCCACCACCTCGTTCAGGAGATCGTCGACAACTCGGTCGACGAGGCGATGGCCGGCTACTGCGATCATATCGAGGTCACCATCCTCGCCGACGGAGGCGTCCGTGTCGCCGATGACGGCCGTGGAATGCCGGTGGCGATGCACCCGACGGAAGGCAAGCCGACCGTCGAGGTGATCCTCACGATCCTCCACGCCGGCGGTAAGTTCGGCGGCGGCGGCTACGCCGTGGCAGGCGGTCTCCACGGTGTGGGTTCGACTGTCGTCAACGCACTGTCCGAACGACTCGAGGTCGAAGTCAGGCGTGACGGCTACGTGTGGACGATGGACTTCGACCGTGGTGTGCCCAACGGCGAACTGCAGCGCGGCGAAGCCACCGATGAGACGGGCACGACCGTGACCTTCTGGCCGGACGGCTCGATCTTCGAGACCACGGACTTCTCCTATGAGTACCTCCGTGCGCGCTTCCAGCAGATGGCCTTCCTCAACAAGGGCCTGAAGATCAGCCTCACCGATGAGCGCCACAACGAAGTCGATGACGACGATGTGCAGATCGACGAGGACGAGGCGACCGAGTGGAAGCCGCGCACCGTCACCTACGAGTACGCGAACGGTCTGCTCGACTATGTCGAGTACCTCAACTCGACGAAGAAAGCCGAACTCGTCCACCCCGATGTCATCGTCTTCGAAGCCGAAGAGGGCGAACAGACTCTCGCGCTGGAGATCGCGATGCAGTGGACGACGTCGTACAACGAGTCCGTGCACACCTACGCCAACGTCATCAACACCCATGAGGGCGGCACCCACGAAGAGGGCTTCCGCACGGCTCTGACCTCGCTGGTCAATGCGTATGCGAAGGAACAGAAGCTGCTGCGCGACAAGGACCCGAACCTCACCGGCGATGACATCCGCGAGGGTCTCACGGCCGTCATCTCCGTCAAGCTCGGCGATCCCCAGTTCGAGGGTCAGACGAAGACGAAGCTCGGAAACTCCGAGGTCAAGGGCTTCGTCCAGCGCGTGGTCCGTGACGAACTCGGACACTGGTTCGAGTCGAACCCGGCCCAGGCCAAGGACGTCGTGCGCAAGGCGCTGCAGGCCTCCCAGGCCCGTATGGCCGCTCGCAAGGCCCGTGAGGCCACTCGCCGCAAGGGACTGCTCGAGTCTTCTGGCATGCCCGGCAAGCTCAAGGACTGCCAGTCGAAGGACCCGTCGATCTCTGAAGTCTTCATCGTCGAGGGTGACTCGGCCGGCGGCTCGGCGACTCAGGGCCGCAACCCGAACACGCAGGCGATCCTGCCGCTGCGCGGAAAGATCCTCAACGTCGAAAAGGCTCGCCTCGACCGTGCGCTGGGCAACAACGAAGTCCAGGCGATGATCACGGCCTTCGGCACTGGCATCGGTGAGGAGTTCGATCTCGAGAAGCTGCGCTATCACAAGATCGTCCTCATGGCCGATGCCGATGTCGACGGTCAGCACATCACGACTCTGCTGCTGACGCTGATCTTCCGGTACATGAAGCCGCTCATCGAGCACGGCTACGTCTACCTCGCCACCCCGCCGCTCTACCGCATCAAGTGGTCGAACGCCCCGCACCAGTTCGCCTACACCGACAAGGAACGCGACGGACTGCTCGAGACCGGGCGGGCCGCCGGCAAGCGACTGCCCAAGGATCTCGCGATCCAGCGCTACAAGGGTCTGGGCGAGATGAACTACGAGGAGCTGTGGGAGACGACGATGGATCCCGACCACCGGCTGCTCAAGCAGGTGTCGCTCGACGACGCGATCGTCGCCGACGAGATCTTCACCGTCCTCATGGGCGACGACGTGGATTCGCGTCGCCGCTTCATCCAGGAGAACGCGAAGGACGTCCGCTTCCTCGATATCTGATCAACCGTCCTCACCGGGGCCCCGCCTCGGTGAGGGTGGGAGACCGGACGCACCGCACCCATTCTTTGCACGCACCAATCTCCGCCGCACACGGCTGAGATCCAGCCGGACACGGTACGAACACAAGGGAAGAGCCCACATTGGCCGACGAGAACGATATCGGAACAGAAATCAACCGGATCGAACAGGTTGATCTCAACCTCGAGATGCAGAGGTCGTACCTCGATTACGCGATGAGCGTGATCGTCGGACGTGCCCTGCCCGACGTCCGCGACGGACTCAAGCCCGTCCACCGCCGCGTGCTCTACGCGATGTTCGACGGCGGCTACCGCCCCGACCGCAACTTCTCCAAGTGCTCGCGCGTCGTCGGCGACGTGATGGGCCAGTACCACCCGCACGGTGACACGGCGATCTACGACGCCATGGTCCGCCTCGTGCAGCCGTGGACGATGCGCTACCCACTCGTGGCCGGTCAGGGCAACTTCGGTTCCCCGGGCGACGACGGAGCTGCCGCACCGCGTTATACCGAGTGCAAGATGGCGCCCCTGGCCATGGAGATGGTCCGGGACATCGAAGAAGGCACCGTCGACTTCCAGGACAACTACGACGGCCGCAACCAGGAACCCATGGTCCTGCCCTCCAGGTTCCCGAACCTGCTGGTCAACGGCTCGGCCGGCATTGCTGTGGGTATGGCCACGAACATTCCTCCGCACAACCTGCGCGAGGTTGCCCAGGGCGCACAGTGGCTGCTGTCCCACCCGGAGGCGAGCAAGGAAGAGGCTCTCGAGGCCCTCCTCGGCATCATCAAGGGACCCGACTTCCCGATGGGCGCGACGGTCCTCGGCCGCAAGGGCATCGAGGACACCTATCGCACCGGTCGCGGATCGATCACCCAGCGAGCCGTTGTCGAAGTCGAAGAGATCCAGGGCCGCACCTGCCTCGTCGTCACCCAGTTGCCGTACATGGTCAACCCGGACACCCTGGCCGCGAAGATCGCCTCCTACGTCAAGGACGGCAAGGTCGCCGGCATCGCCGATCTGCGCGACGAGTCCTCGGGCCGCACCGGTCAGCGCCTGGTCATCGTGCTCAAGCGCGATGCCGTGGCCAAGGTCGTGCTAAACAACCTGTATAAGCACACGTCGCTGCAGGAGAACTTCTCCGCGAACATGCTGGCCCTCGTCGACAGCGTGCCGCGCACACTGAGCATCGACTCGTTCCTGCGCCTGTGGGTCAAGCACCAGATCGAAGTCATCGTCCGTCGCACGCAGTTCCGTCTGCGCAAGGCCGAGGAACGCGCTCATATCCTGCGCGGCTACCTCAAGGCCCTCGACGCCCTCGACGAGGTCATCGCCCTGATCCGCCGCTCCCCGTCCTCGGACGAGGCCCGGACCGGACTGATGGAGCTGCTCGAGGTCGACGAACTTCAGGCCAATGCGATCCTCGACCTGCAGCTGCGCCGACTGGCCGCGCTGGAGCGTCTGAAGATCCAGGAAGAGGCCGAGAAGATCGAGCAGCAGATCGCCGAGTACAACCACATCCTGGCAACCCCGGCTCGCCAGCGTGAGATCGTGTCCGAGGAACTCGACGAGATCGTCGAGCGCTACGGTGATGATCGCCGGACGAAGATCCTCGCCGGATTCGACGGTGATGTGTCCATGGAGGACCTCATCCCCGAGGAAGAGGTCGTCGTCACCATCACCCGCGGCGGCTATGCGAAGCGGACCCAGACGCACCTCTACCGGGCCCAGCACCGCGGCGGCAAGGGCATCAAGGGCGCGGCACTGCGCGGCGACGACGTCGTCGAACAGTTCTTCGTCACCTCCACCCACAACTGGCTGCTGTTCTTCACGAACACCGGTCGCGTGTACCGGGCGAAGGCCTATGAGCTGCCCGAGGGCTCACGGGACGCCAAGGGCCAGCACGTGGCGAACCTGCTCGCCCTCCAGCCGGGTGAGACGATCGCCCAGGTGCTGTCGATCCGGGACTACGAGGTGGCCGACTTCCTCATCCTCGCCACCCGTTCCGGTGTGGTGAAGAAGACCCGCCTGAGTGAGTACGACTCGAACCGCACCGGCGGTGTCATCGCCATCAACCTGCGCGAATACAAGGGTCAGCCCGATGAACTGGTCTCGGCCCGCATCGTCGGAGCCGAGGATCACCTGCTGCTGATCTCGCGCAAGGGCATGTCGATCCGCTTCGCCGCCGATGACGAGTCGATCCGTCCCCTGGGCCGAGTCACCGGTGGCGTCACGGGTATGAAGTTCAAGGACGACGACGAGCTGCTCACGATGGATGTCGTTCGGCCGGACACCTACGTCTTCGTCGTCACGGAAGCCGGGTTCGCCAAGCGCACGCCGGTCGACGAGTACCGTCTGCAGGGGCGTGGCGGTCTGGGAATCCGGGTTGCGAAGATCACCGAACAGCGCGGAGACTTGGTAGGCGGACTCATCGTCGAAGACGGTGAGGAGGTCCTCGTGGTCATGGAGCGCGGTAAGATCGTTCGGTCGAGCATCGATGAAGTTCCGGCGAAGGGACGCAACACCATGGGTGTGGTGTTCGCGAAACCGGACAAGAAAGACCGTATTATCGCAGTGACCCGTGGGCCCGAAGCCGAGGTCGAAGACGAGATCGAAAGCGAAGACGATGCCGAAGTCCCGGAAGGTGAGGTCGCAGAGCCTCAGACCGGCAACGAGGATGTGGAAGAGTGAGCGATAGCAAACAGCCAGGCTCAGGTAAGATCATACGCACGTCGAGCGGCTCGACCCGTCTGACGGCCGGAGCGTCGAAGTCCGATGACAAGTCGGCTGCAGCAAGCGGTTCAGGTTCGAACTCCGGGTCGGGAACCGGCGCGAAACAGGGATCCGGCTCCGGTCGCGGCTCTTCGGGCCCGAACAGCCAGAACGCCACCGTCGTCGCACCTCCCGCTCCGAAGGCCTCGCCGAAGCCCAACCGGGCGCCCTCGGCCGGCTCGACGCCATCGGCGCACACCGGGTCCCAGGGCTCGGGTGCTCAGACCGGTTCGCAGGGATCCGGCGCACCGACTTCCGGTTCACAGGGTTCGGGCTCCCAGGGATCGGGCGGCGGCAACCGCGGCGCCACCTCGGTGATGGGAAATGCCGCGAACACCGTCCGCGCGAGCTCCGGCAGCGTGAAGATGGGCGTGAAGAACATGGTCGACAGCGGGAAGGGCAAGAAGAAAAAGGGCCCCCGCACCGTCCGTCTCACCGTCTCC from Brevibacterium sp. JSBI002 includes the following:
- the dnaA gene encoding chromosomal replication initiator protein DnaA — translated: MSNSKNELISRWHTVVSNLEKDPDLTSHQKGFLSLALPKALVDNALILLAVRDEHTRRTIETRLLGPLTREFSKVLGFEVTFGFVVDPELDVPIRFEDLIGESTPGAQVPIDPVTSTSATGSPEPTPTEATEPVRPAPADHSTPEFAQPHQGQPAAQTSDIRMPQAQASAPPATQTPASQSQAPGDSGMTDREMKIAEATAAPMGPPVDAPGVAQLNPKYTFDTFVIGASNRFAHAAAFAVAEAPAKAYNPLFIYGDSGLGKTHLLHAIGYYATQLFPEIRVKYVSSEEFVNDFINTIGSSKTSNALRPAFQRRYREVDILMIDDIQFLQGKDATVEEFFHTFNALHNEAKQVVITSDQPPKMLKGFEERLRSRFEWGLLTDVQPPDMETRFAILRRKAAAEQLDVPDDVLEYIASRVSSNIRELEGALIRVTAFANLNDQQIDVSLAETVLKDFITPDDTPAVTAADIMGQTAAYFSLTLDDLCGTSRSRTLTTARQIAMYLCRELTDLSLPKIGQAFGGRDHTTVMHANKKIRTQMAERRAVYTQVTELTNRIKQQHRL
- the dnaN gene encoding DNA polymerase III subunit beta, with the translated sequence MNAEASPLKFKVNRDVLADAVAWATKTLPNRPSAPVLTGILITAEAGGTVRLAVFDYEVSSRVEIVADVASAGTVLVSGRLLADISKALPNQEVTLEQIDAKVDVTCGSSRFSLMTMPVAEYPALPQVPDDSGTVSAGEFQNAVSQVTIATSKDDTLPILTSVRVEIEGEKVTMLATDRYRLAVREFTWNPGRPDVSAVALLRGRTLSDVSKSLGGDVTIGLSTDAGKDLISFTSAGRVTTSLLIEGEYPKVRSLFPDSVPIHAIVETAVLREAVRRVSLVAERNTPLRFEVTDGMLTLHAGTGDDAQASEAVEATLQGDEITVGFNPHYIAEGLAAVESPYVNFSFTQPMKPVIISGQKELDGPADESYRYLLMPTRI
- the recF gene encoding DNA replication/repair protein RecF (All proteins in this family for which functions are known are DNA-binding proteins that assist the filamentation of RecA onto DNA for the initiation of recombination or recombinational repair.) codes for the protein MWISRLSLRDYRSYPELDLEFSPGVTTFVADNGTGKTNIVEAIGYLAHQRSHRVAFDAPLVHEGRPAATVSALVNRDQRHATVEVTIQAKGANRARVNRNAVKLKDILGFVSCVVFAPEDLSLVRGEPAERRSWIDTLVVARNPRFASIITDFERALKQRNALLKRLREDRDPGLEATLDIWNMAYADSAAELVFGRQRILADIVEPLQTNFAYIAADARLERQGAHIAYDSRIDYSQAASAADCKELLLAALDRRRTTEIERGLTLHGPGRDDLSLMIGTHPAKGYASHGETWSLALAMQLAGWDLLSADAGSAAEQPILVLDDVFAELDTGRRQRLASRVTSAEQVFITAAVDSDLPDGLEGIRIDQSRLLSSGAS
- a CDS encoding DUF721 domain-containing protein is translated as MSGIDRDYSTPVAALEALDRVRRMEVTEAKFVRSRRRSRLRGEAVYSGSGRDGRDPKTVSSVLGSLITDRGWSSSLDIGKVLGRWPDLVGPQVAQHATPVDFSPPLLVIAADSTTWATQLRVLKPTILRKLEEGLGSATITEIEIKGPQGRSFKRGRRSVAGRGPRDTFG
- the gyrB gene encoding DNA topoisomerase (ATP-hydrolyzing) subunit B, producing the protein MTTEDQPHYDAGDITVLEGLEAVRKRPGMYIGSTSERGLHHLVQEIVDNSVDEAMAGYCDHIEVTILADGGVRVADDGRGMPVAMHPTEGKPTVEVILTILHAGGKFGGGGYAVAGGLHGVGSTVVNALSERLEVEVRRDGYVWTMDFDRGVPNGELQRGEATDETGTTVTFWPDGSIFETTDFSYEYLRARFQQMAFLNKGLKISLTDERHNEVDDDDVQIDEDEATEWKPRTVTYEYANGLLDYVEYLNSTKKAELVHPDVIVFEAEEGEQTLALEIAMQWTTSYNESVHTYANVINTHEGGTHEEGFRTALTSLVNAYAKEQKLLRDKDPNLTGDDIREGLTAVISVKLGDPQFEGQTKTKLGNSEVKGFVQRVVRDELGHWFESNPAQAKDVVRKALQASQARMAARKAREATRRKGLLESSGMPGKLKDCQSKDPSISEVFIVEGDSAGGSATQGRNPNTQAILPLRGKILNVEKARLDRALGNNEVQAMITAFGTGIGEEFDLEKLRYHKIVLMADADVDGQHITTLLLTLIFRYMKPLIEHGYVYLATPPLYRIKWSNAPHQFAYTDKERDGLLETGRAAGKRLPKDLAIQRYKGLGEMNYEELWETTMDPDHRLLKQVSLDDAIVADEIFTVLMGDDVDSRRRFIQENAKDVRFLDI
- the gyrA gene encoding DNA gyrase subunit A, with the protein product MADENDIGTEINRIEQVDLNLEMQRSYLDYAMSVIVGRALPDVRDGLKPVHRRVLYAMFDGGYRPDRNFSKCSRVVGDVMGQYHPHGDTAIYDAMVRLVQPWTMRYPLVAGQGNFGSPGDDGAAAPRYTECKMAPLAMEMVRDIEEGTVDFQDNYDGRNQEPMVLPSRFPNLLVNGSAGIAVGMATNIPPHNLREVAQGAQWLLSHPEASKEEALEALLGIIKGPDFPMGATVLGRKGIEDTYRTGRGSITQRAVVEVEEIQGRTCLVVTQLPYMVNPDTLAAKIASYVKDGKVAGIADLRDESSGRTGQRLVIVLKRDAVAKVVLNNLYKHTSLQENFSANMLALVDSVPRTLSIDSFLRLWVKHQIEVIVRRTQFRLRKAEERAHILRGYLKALDALDEVIALIRRSPSSDEARTGLMELLEVDELQANAILDLQLRRLAALERLKIQEEAEKIEQQIAEYNHILATPARQREIVSEELDEIVERYGDDRRTKILAGFDGDVSMEDLIPEEEVVVTITRGGYAKRTQTHLYRAQHRGGKGIKGAALRGDDVVEQFFVTSTHNWLLFFTNTGRVYRAKAYELPEGSRDAKGQHVANLLALQPGETIAQVLSIRDYEVADFLILATRSGVVKKTRLSEYDSNRTGGVIAINLREYKGQPDELVSARIVGAEDHLLLISRKGMSIRFAADDESIRPLGRVTGGVTGMKFKDDDELLTMDVVRPDTYVFVVTEAGFAKRTPVDEYRLQGRGGLGIRVAKITEQRGDLVGGLIVEDGEEVLVVMERGKIVRSSIDEVPAKGRNTMGVVFAKPDKKDRIIAVTRGPEAEVEDEIESEDDAEVPEGEVAEPQTGNEDVEE
- a CDS encoding DUF3566 domain-containing protein, with amino-acid sequence MSDSKQPGSGKIIRTSSGSTRLTAGASKSDDKSAAASGSGSNSGSGTGAKQGSGSGRGSSGPNSQNATVVAPPAPKASPKPNRAPSAGSTPSAHTGSQGSGAQTGSQGSGAPTSGSQGSGSQGSGGGNRGATSVMGNAANTVRASSGSVKMGVKNMVDSGKGKKKKGPRTVRLTVSAVDPWSVMKMSFLMSVAIGIATIVAFIVLWVVLQATGVMSGLESTMSELAGAESAERIVGIFGFGRVVAAGFIIAVINIVLMTALSTLAAFIYNIGSLIAGGFSLTLTDD